The Sphaerospermopsis torques-reginae ITEP-024 genome has a window encoding:
- a CDS encoding non-ribosomal peptide synthetase, protein MEVYVLPMSLSQRQIWYQEILTPGNIAYNIPIALHLSGNLDRVILENCFQEIINRHEILRTTFALEDGEPVQLIHEEQKFYLEEKNLELPLELTAGNFPEILQKILETESHQPFNLVKSPLMRVILYQISSQEHILLVNLHHIISDGWSLGIFVQELTQLYSAAIQVSQITLPELPIQYGDYAEWQETWLQTPTIQQQLAYWEQALAAPLPILDLPLDKNRPASQTFQGAVLREPLSTDVIHSLEALATAESVTFFMVTLAVYQILLFRYSGQTDIIVGSPVANRSKSEIENLIGCFINTLPLRCNITDQISFRELLQQISSICIEAFAHQDVPLELIIDKLKIKRDPSHSPIFQTLFALQNAPIGEIQLPGIAVKPIYLDNGGAKFDLSLMLEPASNGWIAALEYNTDLFTAETAQEILTHYQQLLKAVIKNPDTQIGVLPWLNTEERKELLALGFSYQNAASEQTNLVDIFTQAAKTHSDKIAVIDSETKLTYQELEQRSHQLAVLLRQKGVTTETRVGIFQERSLELIISILAVLKAGGTYIPLDPQYPAERLNFIAQDSGIKLLLTTDLLLSEIPGEITEILVIDQIEITENINNVNLTSQIFPEQTAYIIYTSGSTGQPKGCLVSHKNVVRLMQNTQQWFEFNEQDVWTMFHSFAFDFSVWEMWGALLYGGKLVIVPYLESRSPSAFRELLQREGVTILNQTPSAFRQLIRADGEFSEPLKSLREVIFGGEALELQSLKPWIKRYGDSHPRLINMYGITETTVHVTYRQILAEDILENRGSVIGVPIPDLSLYILDTAFEPVPYGVAGEIYVGGMGVSRGYLNRASLTAQRFIPDPFSQQPGARLYRTGDLARRLRNGEIEYLGRCDLQVKIRGFRIELGEIEAALAALPQISEAVVTVHSFGDNEQRLVAYIVANGEIERNELRTALKERLPDYMIPAAFMLLDAMPLTAQGKINRAALPLPDWNQATTRKSFTPPHTDAEKVLCRVWEQVLGVARIGIEDNFFDLGGDSILALRVVTEMRRQGWILTPKEIFQEQTVQRLAMVAQIQNCAIPENQIATGEVPLTPIQQWFFALNIPNPDHWNQTLLLEVHPSLSASQVAAALQVIFSHHDNFRLRFKKEAEVWQQFYVDKDQDHGFAWEVVDLGLKTEVEQNSMMGEVRERVERSLDLSNGPLYRAVWFNLGEHRQVQLLIVIHHLIIDGVSWRILLQDLVEIISGSEISPTTSSWQQWSQFLQSYVNSPNIQAEKHFWLNTLQKQTAKLPLDFPKGLTNNLESSVKTVSCQLTTEQTQILLTKANKTYRTQPQELLLAALAKTLGNITQKSHIQIMMEGHGREELSADLDITRTLGWFTTLYPLSLELPAITTSESEIIKTVKEQLRNVPQRGFGYGILRYLEQGTGNREAKENSSFCNYQTSEISFNYLGQVINESSNKNQLFRLLNTEVAPTRDPQGLRPHIIDINAIVVEGKLRVHWLYSCNLHQAETINQWVDQFQNHLLEILTFCIESGVGEYTPSDFPLVKIQQSKLDILQKQYPQLEDIYPLSPLQEGMLFHAIYEPEQGIYFEQVTGKIIGKFDVDNFADAWQFVVDRHPILRSAFVWDDQDTPLQIVSKSLKFSIIQKDWRDLSPTQQTAELQQYLIADKQQGFSLNQSHLMRFTVIRLDDSTWQWLWSHHHIILDGWSLPVIFKEVLTIYQATCQRVPHALPPLPPYRHYIQWLASRNQAKAKQFWQQHLAGISTSTRLGWEIPESEFDPSLPAYQEVELRLSASEFGLLQKMAQTQRLTLNTIAQGAWAICLQKHGAGEDVIFGVTVSGRPPELAEVENMVGLFINTLPMRVEINPSLSVANWLQNLQQHHLEMREYEYSKLTDIQKECNLSGSALFESILVFENYPVDQSLKEQGQDFRVDDIQFYEITNYPLTVGVIPDQGLLLKLNYQTKFLSVKAAKQLISRFRNIMMNMANQPNQILGKIQALSTSERQEIINESQANIIEWGDFRPAHQLFADYADVQPDAIALVCGDNEISYGELEKRANNLAVKLLETGISYESIVGLYFDPSIEYIIALLAVLKVGAAFLPLDRNYPENRLQFIVEDSQTRLILTKEVVAPGLFSENVQVIAIGELDLTVNIARPDIKVRPENLAYVIYTSGSTGKPKGVLVAHAGIENLVRAQTASFGVTAKSRVYQFAALNFDAAISEIFMALGSGATLYLQSQANRSPSAELWEKLTSWKITHVTLPPSLVAAINTADLPELQTLIVAGEAVSGDLLRRWSVNQRKCFNAYGPTEATVCASLMDCSNLLGEVSIGRAIANVEIYLLDSFLEPVAPGVMGEIYIGGISLARGYLQRPDLTATAFIPHPFSKTPGARLYKTGDRGVYDLQGNIRFMGRQDAQVKLNGYRIELGEIEAALTRHETVDSAVVMLRQDLPGRKRIVGYALAPQDNPPTNQELKDYLAQVLPAYMVPSMVVLVPAWPLTPNGKIDRRLLPAPELSHTETITKTHTEEIFAQIWTEVLRIETINPQDNFFELGGDSIISLQVVARARAAGWEISPRDIFEAQTLSRLATRARAIAQTAEIIEPLTGIIPLSPIQNWFFAQNLPHSHHWNQAVALTCSEPLNIEALAVALDTLVAHHDIFRVGFSQQQGQWQQFYTGEAKSPALQITDFSHYPPQTQLEALTAAVETEHASFQLDTPPLLRVLYATNLNEYGNVLFIFAHHLIIDGVSWRILLADLNQAYQQVIDKHINKQQISLPAKTSSYRQWTTYLQTLSDSSEIIKDIPFWQNILDLPVTPLPIDKPGKNTVESTAIISSQLSPEETLILLKQATTTYHASMQEIMLAALLKTLTDIYKSDHWLIDLEGHGREEIGDNLDISRTIGWFTSLYPVLLKQPHNNANHEPNHELLLKEIKTQLRTIPHHGISFGLLRYLNQNQHLKDKLNLKKTANISFNYLGQIDNLQTTNQRFSMSHAPTGSGLFGQQERPHLLAINARIQNEILQIEWYYSQNVHDHKNINNLAEKYLTNLGLYLTNSASSNSSFYSASDFHLVDLSENELDAILEDLE, encoded by the coding sequence ATGGAAGTCTATGTTTTACCGATGTCTCTTTCCCAACGACAAATCTGGTATCAGGAAATATTAACTCCTGGCAATATAGCTTATAATATTCCTATAGCTTTGCATTTATCAGGTAATCTAGATCGCGTCATTCTAGAAAACTGTTTTCAGGAAATTATCAACCGTCATGAAATTCTCAGAACGACCTTTGCGTTAGAAGATGGCGAACCTGTACAATTAATTCATGAAGAACAAAAATTTTATCTAGAGGAAAAAAACCTAGAATTACCTTTAGAACTAACAGCCGGAAATTTTCCAGAAATATTACAGAAAATCTTAGAAACAGAATCACATCAACCCTTTAACCTTGTAAAAAGTCCTTTGATGAGAGTGATTTTATATCAAATATCATCACAGGAGCATATTCTGTTAGTAAATCTCCATCATATCATTAGTGATGGTTGGTCTTTAGGCATATTTGTTCAGGAATTAACTCAATTATACAGTGCTGCTATTCAAGTTTCACAAATTACCTTACCAGAATTACCAATTCAATATGGAGATTATGCAGAATGGCAAGAAACATGGTTACAAACACCAACAATTCAACAACAATTAGCATATTGGGAACAAGCTTTAGCTGCACCTTTACCAATTCTTGATTTACCTTTAGACAAAAATCGTCCTGCATCACAAACTTTTCAAGGTGCGGTATTGCGCGAACCTCTATCAACAGATGTTATTCATTCTTTAGAAGCATTAGCAACAGCAGAAAGTGTCACATTTTTTATGGTGACATTGGCAGTTTATCAAATTCTCTTATTTCGTTATTCTGGGCAAACTGATATTATTGTTGGTAGTCCTGTTGCTAATCGCAGTAAGAGCGAAATTGAAAATTTAATTGGTTGTTTTATTAACACTTTACCTCTACGTTGTAATATTACAGATCAAATTTCATTTAGAGAATTATTGCAGCAAATATCATCAATTTGTATTGAAGCTTTTGCACATCAAGATGTTCCTTTAGAACTGATTATTGATAAACTCAAAATTAAACGTGATCCCAGCCATTCACCAATTTTTCAGACTCTTTTCGCTTTGCAAAATGCACCCATTGGTGAAATTCAATTACCAGGAATAGCTGTCAAACCTATATATTTGGATAATGGTGGGGCTAAATTTGATCTCAGTTTAATGCTAGAACCTGCATCTAACGGATGGATAGCAGCACTGGAATATAATACTGATTTATTTACAGCAGAAACAGCCCAAGAAATATTAACACATTATCAACAACTTTTAAAAGCAGTTATTAAGAATCCTGATACTCAGATTGGTGTTTTACCTTGGTTAAATACGGAAGAAAGAAAAGAACTTTTAGCATTAGGTTTTAGTTACCAAAATGCAGCAAGTGAACAGACGAATTTAGTTGATATTTTTACTCAAGCTGCCAAAACTCATAGTGATAAAATTGCTGTAATTGACTCAGAAACAAAATTAACCTATCAAGAATTAGAGCAACGTTCCCATCAATTAGCTGTACTATTAAGACAAAAAGGAGTAACTACAGAAACAAGGGTAGGAATTTTTCAAGAACGTAGTTTAGAATTAATTATTTCTATCTTGGCAGTTTTAAAAGCTGGTGGAACTTATATTCCCTTAGATCCTCAATATCCAGCAGAAAGGTTAAATTTTATTGCTCAAGATAGCGGAATTAAGTTACTATTAACCACAGATTTATTATTATCAGAAATTCCTGGAGAAATTACAGAAATTCTGGTCATTGATCAAATAGAAATTACAGAAAACATCAATAATGTAAATCTTACATCTCAAATTTTCCCCGAACAAACAGCTTATATTATCTACACCAGTGGTTCTACCGGACAACCAAAAGGTTGTTTAGTCAGTCATAAAAACGTTGTTCGACTGATGCAAAATACTCAACAATGGTTTGAGTTTAATGAGCAAGATGTTTGGACAATGTTTCACTCCTTCGCATTTGATTTTTCAGTGTGGGAAATGTGGGGAGCATTATTATATGGTGGGAAATTAGTAATAGTTCCTTATTTAGAAAGTCGTTCTCCCTCTGCTTTTAGGGAACTTTTACAAAGAGAAGGAGTAACAATTCTCAATCAAACTCCTTCAGCTTTTCGGCAATTAATACGTGCTGATGGAGAATTTTCTGAACCATTGAAGAGTTTAAGAGAAGTTATTTTTGGTGGAGAAGCATTAGAATTACAAAGTCTGAAACCTTGGATTAAACGTTATGGTGATAGTCATCCACGTTTGATCAATATGTATGGAATTACAGAAACTACTGTTCACGTTACTTACCGTCAGATTTTAGCAGAGGATATTTTAGAAAATCGCGGTAGTGTAATTGGTGTACCTATTCCTGATTTATCTTTATATATATTAGATACTGCTTTTGAACCTGTACCTTATGGAGTTGCGGGAGAAATTTATGTAGGAGGAATGGGAGTATCTAGAGGATATCTTAATCGTGCATCTTTGACAGCGCAAAGGTTTATTCCCGATCCTTTCAGTCAACAACCAGGAGCGAGATTATATCGTACCGGAGATTTAGCGAGAAGGTTGAGAAATGGTGAAATTGAATATTTAGGACGTTGTGATTTACAGGTAAAAATACGCGGATTTAGAATTGAATTAGGAGAAATTGAAGCAGCTTTAGCAGCATTACCACAAATATCTGAAGCTGTAGTGACTGTTCACTCATTTGGTGATAATGAGCAAAGGTTAGTAGCTTATATTGTAGCTAATGGAGAGATTGAACGGAATGAATTACGAACAGCATTAAAAGAGCGTTTACCAGATTATATGATTCCCGCAGCTTTTATGTTGTTGGATGCTATGCCTTTAACTGCTCAAGGTAAGATTAATCGTGCAGCTTTACCCTTACCAGATTGGAATCAAGCAACAACAAGAAAGAGTTTTACACCTCCTCACACCGATGCAGAAAAAGTTTTATGTCGTGTTTGGGAACAGGTTTTAGGTGTAGCTAGAATTGGGATTGAAGATAATTTCTTTGACTTAGGTGGTGATTCGATTTTGGCCTTGCGAGTGGTGACAGAAATGCGTCGTCAAGGTTGGATATTAACACCCAAAGAAATTTTTCAAGAACAAACTGTGCAAAGATTGGCTATGGTAGCACAGATACAAAATTGTGCTATACCAGAAAATCAGATTGCTACAGGTGAAGTTCCCTTAACTCCCATTCAGCAATGGTTTTTTGCACTTAATATTCCTAACCCTGATCATTGGAATCAAACTTTATTGTTGGAAGTGCATCCATCTTTGTCAGCATCACAAGTTGCAGCAGCGTTGCAGGTGATTTTTTCCCATCATGATAATTTTCGGTTACGGTTTAAAAAAGAAGCGGAAGTTTGGCAACAATTTTATGTAGATAAAGATCAAGATCATGGTTTTGCATGGGAAGTAGTTGATTTAGGGTTAAAAACCGAAGTTGAACAAAATTCAATGATGGGGGAAGTAAGAGAACGAGTTGAGCGATCGCTCGATTTAAGTAATGGTCCTCTTTACCGTGCAGTGTGGTTTAATCTCGGTGAACATCGTCAAGTTCAACTATTAATTGTTATTCATCACCTCATTATTGATGGTGTTTCTTGGCGAATTTTACTGCAAGATTTAGTAGAAATCATTAGCGGTAGTGAAATTTCACCGACTACCTCATCTTGGCAACAATGGAGTCAATTTTTACAGAGTTATGTTAATTCCCCAAATATCCAAGCAGAAAAACACTTTTGGTTAAATACTCTGCAAAAACAAACTGCCAAATTACCCCTAGATTTTCCCAAAGGTTTAACAAATAACTTAGAGTCTTCTGTAAAAACTGTTAGCTGTCAATTAACCACAGAACAAACTCAAATATTACTAACAAAAGCTAATAAAACCTACCGCACCCAACCCCAAGAATTATTACTTGCAGCTTTAGCGAAAACTTTGGGAAATATCACCCAAAAATCCCACATCCAAATTATGATGGAAGGGCATGGGAGAGAAGAATTATCTGCTGATTTAGATATTACCCGCACTTTGGGTTGGTTTACTACCCTTTATCCCTTAAGTTTAGAATTACCAGCTATTACTACTTCAGAATCAGAAATTATTAAAACTGTTAAAGAACAATTGCGTAATGTTCCTCAACGTGGTTTTGGTTATGGGATTTTAAGATATCTGGAACAGGGAACAGGTAATAGAGAAGCAAAGGAAAATTCCAGCTTCTGCAATTATCAAACATCAGAAATTAGCTTTAATTATCTGGGACAGGTAATAAATGAAAGCAGTAATAAAAATCAACTATTCCGCTTGTTAAATACCGAAGTAGCACCAACAAGAGATCCGCAAGGTTTACGTCCCCATATCATTGATATTAACGCCATTGTTGTCGAAGGTAAATTGCGCGTTCATTGGTTATATAGTTGCAATTTGCACCAAGCAGAAACTATTAATCAATGGGTGGATCAATTCCAAAATCATCTCCTAGAAATTCTCACATTCTGCATAGAATCAGGTGTAGGTGAATATACACCTTCAGATTTTCCCTTGGTGAAAATCCAACAATCAAAATTAGATATTCTGCAAAAACAATATCCGCAGTTAGAAGATATTTATCCCCTTTCTCCTTTGCAGGAAGGAATGCTATTTCATGCTATCTATGAACCGGAACAGGGGATTTATTTTGAACAAGTAACAGGTAAAATAATTGGTAAATTCGATGTTGATAATTTTGCTGATGCTTGGCAATTTGTTGTAGATAGACATCCAATTTTACGCAGTGCTTTTGTTTGGGATGATCAAGATACACCCTTACAAATTGTTAGTAAATCACTCAAATTTTCAATTATTCAGAAAGATTGGCGTGATTTATCTCCCACACAACAAACGGCAGAATTGCAGCAATATTTAATCGCAGATAAACAACAAGGATTTAGTTTAAATCAAAGTCATTTAATGCGATTTACTGTGATTCGCTTAGATGATTCTACTTGGCAATGGTTATGGAGTCATCACCATATTATTCTTGATGGTTGGTCATTACCAGTTATTTTTAAAGAAGTTTTGACTATATATCAAGCAACTTGTCAAAGAGTTCCCCATGCTTTACCACCGCTTCCCCCTTATCGTCATTATATTCAATGGTTAGCAAGTCGTAATCAGGCGAAAGCTAAACAATTTTGGCAGCAACATTTAGCGGGTATTTCTACATCCACTCGTTTAGGTTGGGAGATTCCAGAATCAGAATTTGATCCTAGTTTACCTGCATATCAAGAAGTAGAATTACGTTTGAGTGCATCCGAATTTGGGTTATTGCAAAAGATGGCACAAACCCAGAGATTAACATTAAATACTATCGCTCAAGGTGCTTGGGCAATTTGTTTACAAAAACATGGTGCGGGTGAAGATGTCATATTTGGTGTCACGGTTTCTGGTAGACCACCAGAATTAGCAGAAGTGGAAAATATGGTAGGGTTATTTATTAATACTCTACCAATGCGAGTGGAAATTAATCCCAGTTTATCTGTTGCAAATTGGTTGCAAAATCTTCAACAGCATCATCTGGAGATGCGAGAATATGAATATAGCAAATTAACGGATATTCAAAAAGAATGTAATTTATCTGGTTCGGCTTTATTTGAAAGTATTTTGGTGTTTGAAAATTATCCTGTTGACCAAAGTTTGAAAGAACAAGGACAGGATTTTCGTGTTGATGATATCCAGTTTTATGAAATAACTAATTACCCGTTGACAGTGGGTGTAATTCCCGATCAAGGGTTATTGTTAAAGCTGAATTATCAAACAAAATTCCTGTCTGTAAAAGCAGCAAAACAGTTAATATCACGCTTCCGCAATATCATGATGAATATGGCTAATCAGCCAAATCAGATATTAGGAAAAATTCAGGCGTTATCAACATCTGAACGGCAAGAAATTATTAATGAAAGTCAAGCTAATATCATTGAATGGGGAGATTTTCGCCCTGCTCATCAGTTATTTGCAGATTATGCTGATGTACAACCTGATGCTATAGCGTTAGTTTGCGGTGATAATGAGATTAGTTATGGTGAATTAGAAAAACGTGCTAATAATTTGGCGGTTAAATTATTAGAAACAGGTATTAGTTATGAGTCGATAGTGGGTTTATATTTTGATCCTAGTATTGAGTATATTATTGCTCTCCTGGCAGTGTTAAAAGTTGGTGCAGCTTTTCTACCGTTAGATCGCAATTATCCTGAAAATAGATTGCAATTTATTGTGGAAGATAGTCAAACTCGGTTGATTTTAACTAAAGAAGTTGTAGCACCGGGGTTATTTTCAGAAAATGTCCAAGTTATTGCTATTGGTGAACTTGATTTAACGGTAAATATTGCCCGTCCTGATATAAAAGTTAGACCGGAAAATCTGGCTTATGTGATTTATACATCTGGTTCTACAGGTAAACCAAAAGGTGTTTTAGTTGCTCATGCTGGGATTGAAAATTTGGTACGCGCTCAAACTGCAAGTTTTGGTGTAACAGCAAAAAGTCGCGTTTATCAATTTGCAGCTTTGAATTTTGATGCAGCTATTTCTGAGATTTTTATGGCTTTGGGTAGCGGTGCTACTCTATATCTGCAATCACAAGCAAATCGTTCTCCTAGTGCTGAACTGTGGGAAAAATTGACGAGTTGGAAAATTACTCATGTCACCCTTCCCCCTTCTTTGGTAGCAGCAATTAATACCGCAGATTTACCAGAATTGCAGACATTGATTGTGGCTGGAGAAGCGGTTTCCGGGGATTTGTTACGACGTTGGAGTGTCAATCAACGCAAATGTTTTAATGCTTATGGTCCAACAGAGGCGACAGTTTGCGCTAGTTTGATGGATTGTAGCAATTTGTTAGGAGAAGTGAGTATTGGTAGAGCGATCGCCAATGTGGAAATTTACCTGCTAGATTCGTTTTTAGAACCTGTTGCTCCTGGTGTGATGGGGGAAATTTATATTGGTGGTATCAGTTTAGCACGGGGTTATTTACAACGTCCTGACTTGACAGCAACAGCATTTATTCCCCATCCCTTCAGCAAAACACCGGGAGCAAGACTTTATAAAACAGGCGATCGCGGCGTTTATGATCTGCAAGGCAACATCCGCTTTATGGGTCGTCAAGATGCCCAAGTCAAACTTAACGGTTATCGCATAGAATTGGGCGAAATTGAAGCAGCTTTAACCAGACATGAAACCGTAGATAGTGCAGTAGTCATGTTGCGGCAAGATTTACCCGGACGTAAACGCATAGTTGGTTATGCTTTAGCACCGCAAGACAACCCACCCACTAACCAAGAGTTAAAAGATTATTTAGCCCAAGTTTTACCTGCTTATATGGTTCCCAGTATGGTGGTATTAGTTCCAGCGTGGCCACTCACCCCCAACGGTAAAATAGACCGCAGACTTCTACCAGCACCCGAATTATCCCATACAGAAACTATTACCAAAACTCACACAGAAGAAATATTTGCCCAAATTTGGACAGAAGTGCTAAGAATAGAAACCATTAATCCCCAAGATAACTTTTTTGAATTAGGGGGAGACTCAATTATCAGCTTACAAGTAGTTGCTCGCGCTCGTGCAGCAGGTTGGGAAATTAGCCCCAGAGACATTTTTGAAGCTCAAACCCTCTCCCGACTAGCAACCAGAGCAAGAGCGATCGCACAAACAGCAGAAATTATCGAACCCTTAACCGGCATCATTCCCCTTTCCCCCATTCAAAATTGGTTTTTTGCCCAAAATTTACCCCATTCCCACCACTGGAACCAAGCTGTAGCCTTGACTTGCAGCGAACCTTTAAACATAGAAGCCTTAGCTGTAGCCTTAGATACCTTAGTTGCCCATCACGACATTTTCCGCGTCGGTTTTTCCCAACAGCAAGGACAATGGCAACAATTTTATACAGGTGAAGCGAAAAGTCCAGCTTTGCAGATCACAGACTTTAGCCACTATCCACCGCAAACACAGCTAGAAGCATTAACAGCAGCAGTAGAAACAGAACACGCTAGTTTTCAACTAGATACACCGCCATTATTGCGGGTACTTTATGCCACTAACTTAAACGAATATGGCAACGTGCTGTTTATCTTTGCCCATCATTTAATTATAGATGGTGTATCTTGGCGGATTTTATTAGCAGATTTAAACCAAGCGTACCAACAAGTTATAGATAAACATATAAATAAACAACAGATTTCTTTACCTGCAAAAACATCATCCTATCGCCAATGGACTACATATTTACAAACCTTATCAGACTCCAGCGAAATAATTAAAGATATACCCTTTTGGCAAAATATTCTCGACTTACCTGTTACCCCCTTACCTATTGACAAACCAGGAAAAAACACCGTAGAAAGTACAGCCATTATATCTAGTCAGCTATCTCCAGAAGAAACTCTGATACTGCTCAAACAAGCCACCACCACTTATCATGCTAGTATGCAAGAAATCATGCTGGCTGCATTACTAAAAACTCTCACCGATATCTATAAATCAGATCATTGGTTAATTGATTTAGAAGGACACGGGAGAGAAGAAATAGGAGATAATTTAGATATTTCTCGCACAATTGGCTGGTTTACATCCCTCTATCCAGTTCTGCTTAAACAACCACATAATAATGCCAATCATGAACCCAATCATGAACTATTACTCAAAGAAATTAAAACCCAACTGCGAACCATTCCCCATCATGGAATCAGTTTTGGCTTACTCCGTTATCTCAATCAAAATCAACATTTAAAGGATAAATTAAATCTTAAAAAAACCGCTAACATCAGTTTTAACTATCTGGGACAAATTGACAACTTACAAACAACAAACCAACGTTTTAGTATGAGTCATGCTCCCACAGGATCAGGATTATTTGGACAACAAGAACGTCCTCACCTTTTAGCTATAAACGCTCGGATTCAAAATGAAATTTTGCAAATAGAATGGTATTATAGTCAAAATGTCCATGATCATAAAAACATTAATAATCTAGCTGAAAAATATTTGACAAACCTGGGTTTGTATCTGACAAATTCCGCATCTAGTAATTCATCATTTTACAGTGCTTCTGATTTCCATTTAGTTGATTTATCAGAAAACGAACTTGATGCAATTTTAGAAGATTTAGAATAA
- a CDS encoding aspartyl/asparaginyl beta-hydroxylase domain-containing protein: protein MFFEAKDFEFIASLEANWLKVRTELEQLQPKNFIDWPEKNIYNQGWEVFGLYAFGQRIEENCRLCPEATKLVEAIPGMMTAGFSSLAPGTYIGPHFGATKAVLRCHLGLIVPDNCAIRVDKETRSWQEGKCLIFDDTYEHEAWNRSDKTRIVLLIDFARPEYTLTEPITNNQEIDEEYWLNILSQTETSK from the coding sequence ATGTTTTTTGAAGCCAAAGATTTTGAATTTATTGCCTCTTTAGAAGCCAACTGGCTGAAAGTTCGCACAGAACTAGAGCAACTCCAGCCTAAAAATTTTATTGATTGGCCAGAAAAAAACATTTATAACCAAGGCTGGGAAGTTTTTGGATTATATGCTTTTGGACAGAGAATAGAGGAAAATTGCCGTTTATGCCCCGAAGCAACCAAACTTGTTGAAGCTATACCGGGGATGATGACAGCGGGATTTTCTTCTTTAGCACCTGGTACATATATCGGTCCTCATTTTGGGGCAACAAAGGCAGTTCTTCGCTGTCACTTAGGTTTAATTGTGCCTGATAATTGTGCTATCCGGGTAGACAAAGAAACTAGAAGTTGGCAGGAAGGAAAATGCTTAATTTTTGATGATACTTATGAGCATGAAGCCTGGAATAGATCAGATAAAACGAGGATAGTCTTACTGATAGACTTTGCTAGACCGGAGTATACTTTAACAGAACCAATTACAAATAATCAAGAAATTGATGAAGAGTATTGGTTAAACATTTTATCGCAAACCGAAACATCAAAATAA
- a CDS encoding SDR family oxidoreductase, producing MKLEDIKAIVTGAASGIGRCIALELARAGAKVVGGDLDIDGLKSLETEAVELPGEIYGFQLDVANELSVKEFISLACEKIDDPNTLVNNAGILRDGLLVTRDEDGWLRKLPTAQWKRVIDVNLTGAFFMAREFAAVAIEQNISPALIINISSVTRSGNPGQSNYSASKAGLDADTRTWALELAPFGFRVAGIAPGLTNTPILSRVSPEALAEMTANIPLGRIAEPYEIWQAARFIIECDYLTGGVIDVDGGARF from the coding sequence ATGAAATTAGAAGATATTAAAGCTATAGTCACTGGTGCGGCCAGTGGTATTGGACGTTGCATTGCTTTAGAATTGGCTCGTGCTGGGGCTAAAGTAGTTGGCGGTGATTTGGATATAGACGGGCTAAAAAGCTTAGAGACAGAAGCGGTGGAACTGCCAGGAGAAATCTATGGTTTCCAACTGGATGTAGCAAATGAATTAAGTGTTAAAGAATTTATATCCTTGGCTTGTGAAAAAATTGACGATCCTAATACCCTAGTTAATAATGCGGGTATTCTGAGAGATGGGTTATTAGTGACACGAGATGAAGATGGTTGGTTACGGAAACTGCCTACCGCACAATGGAAGCGAGTGATTGATGTAAATTTGACTGGTGCTTTTTTCATGGCACGAGAATTTGCAGCTGTGGCGATCGAGCAAAATATTTCTCCAGCGTTAATCATCAATATTTCCTCTGTCACCAGATCAGGCAATCCCGGTCAGTCTAACTATAGCGCATCTAAAGCAGGATTAGATGCTGACACACGCACATGGGCTTTAGAATTAGCTCCCTTTGGTTTTCGGGTAGCAGGTATAGCACCAGGATTAACAAATACTCCTATTCTGAGCCGGGTATCACCAGAGGCTTTAGCGGAAATGACTGCAAACATACCCCTTGGGCGCATTGCTGAACCCTATGAAATTTGGCAAGCAGCGCGTTTTATTATTGAATGCGACTACTTGACTGGTGGTGTCATAGATGTAGATGGAGGGGCGCGATTCTGA
- a CDS encoding transposase yields the protein MDNSIWYRSINYQTLTSWSRTRRVVAKVEHGSNGTNVRFVVTSIIRSSIECCFLFGCL from the coding sequence ATTGATAATTCCATTTGGTATCGGTCTATAAACTATCAAACTCTCACCTCTTGGAGCCGGACTCGTCGTGTAGTTGCCAAAGTCGAACATGGGTCAAACGGAACTAATGTCCGCTTTGTTGTCACATCAATTATCAGGTCTTCTATCGAATGTTGTTTTTTATTTGGTTGCCTGTAA